Genomic DNA from Salinibacter pepae:
GTAGTCGCTCTGGGTCGTGCCGTCGGGCACGGAGCCGACGCGCGAGATGGCGCCGCTGGCGTGGAGCAGGGCCTCGGTCAGGGCGGTTTTGCCGCTGCCCTGGTGGCCGACCAGGGCAATGTTGCGGATCTGTTGGGCGTCGGAAACGGTCATGGGGACTGGGGGGATTTCCGCAGAACGGCTGAGAAGAGACGGCGGGGCAGAAGCGGCTGATCCACATTCGGACTTCCCCGATTCTTTAAGTTCAAAAAAAGAAAAGGCGGAATCAAGATGGGGACCGGGGCAGAACGGGGCATCCCCGACTGCCAAACGCATGAACCCAGAAGCATGGCCCTCGGCGGCCGAATGGACGTGAAGAACAACCGGGGCCCATTGCGAAACACGGGTTTGGGGGTTGGGGTTCTGAAATTGTCCATTCCCCACAGACTGTGCCCTCACCGCCATGGCTTCGTTCGCATCGTATCAGACTCACCTCAAGGCGTTTGGGATTGGCATCGTCCTCGCCGCGCTGGGCGTGGGGGCCTACCTGCAGTTTGGCCCGTCGGCATCGGCGGGCCTGCCGACAGTGACGGTGTACAAGAGCCCCTCGTGTCAGTGCTGTTCGGAGTGGGTCGCCCACATGAAGGAGGAGGGCTTCGAGGTCGAGGTGCAGTCGAAACTACGCATGAAGCCTGTGAAGAAGCAGGTGGGGCTTCCCGCCTCGCTTGCGGCCTGCCACACGTCCGTGGTGGGCAACTATGTGGTCGAGGGGCACGTGCCGGCGCAGGAGGTGAAGCAACTGCTCCGGGAGCAGCCGGACGTCCGAGGCCTCAGCGTGCCGGGCATGCCCGTCGGGTCCCCGGGCATGGAGCGGGGGAATCGGGTGGAACCGTACGAGGTTGTGACGTTCACCCCATCGGGGGAGACCACGGTGTTTGCCCAATACGGACAGTAGGCCATGTCTCGTCCCCCTTCCCGCCGCCGGATGATGTGCGCTCGGGTTCTGCTACTGCTGTCCGTGACCGGGCTCGTCCTGGCCTGCGGGACGGGGCCATCGTCGGGGGGCTACGAGCAGGCCGTCATGCAGGACCGCGTGCAGCGGGACATGCAGATGCGGGAGAAGGAGAGCGTACTGCCCCCCGGCCGCCGGGAGGCCTTCCGAGGGCTCAACTTCTACGAGGTGGACCCGGCCTACCGGTACACAGTGCCGCTCCGGCGGTTCGAGACGCCCGACACGGTGATGATCCCCGAGAGCACGGGCGATCTGCGCCCCCAGCAGCGGGTCGGGGAGGTCACGGTGCCGCTCCCGGAGGGGCCGGAAGAGCTGGTCGTGTTTCGCGGCGAGGGCGATATGCCGCGCGGGCGACTGTGGATTCCGTTTGCCGACTCCACCAACCGCCACGCCACGTACAAGGGAGGGCGCTATGTGGACCTGCGCCCGACCGATTCGGACTCGGTCGTGGTCGACTTCAACCGGGCGTACAATCCCACCTGCGCCTACAATCCGGACTTCGCGTGCCCGCTGCCGCCCCCGAAGAACCGAATCGCCGTGCCGGTGGGGGCGGGGGAGAAGCGCCCCACCTTCGGAGGATAGGGCGAATTGCATCTGCGAGCCGAGGCAAATACCTTGCAGGCCTGGCCAGGGGTACCCGTTGCTCGTCGAGCACGGGCTGAGACATACCCTTCGAACCTGATCCGGCTCGCACCGGCGCAGGAAGTGCTTCGGCACCGTCCGGAGACGCGTGCATGAGCGACGTACCGTCTGGCTCTACCGTATTCCTCGTACCAGGAAGCCAGTCTCTCATGCGTGATCTCGACTCGCAAGTTGTCGTCATCACCGGGGCCAGCCGTGGGCTCGGCGCCGCCATTGCCCGGGCCTTCGGGCGGGAGGGCGCCCGCGTGGTGGTCAACTACTACCAGAGCCCGGATCGGGCCGAGGCCGTCGCCGCCGACATCGGCGACCGGGCCCTGCCCGTCCAGGCCGATGTGCGCGACCCGGACGCCGTGCAGGCGATGATCGACACCGCCACGGGCCACTTCGGGGCGCCCGTCACGACCGCCGTCCACAATGCCCTGATCGACTACCAGTTCGACGCGGCACATCGGGAGACCGCCGATACCATCGACTGGGCGGACTATCAGGCGCAGGTGGAGGGGTCGGTGAAGGGGGCCCTGCACCTGCTCCAGGCCTGCCTTCCCGAGATGCGGGCGGCGGGGGAGGGGCGGTTTGTGGGCATCAGCTCCAACCTCGTACAGGCCCCGGCCGTCCCGTACCACGACTACACCACCGGCAAGGCGGCCCTTCTCGGGTTCACGCGCAACATGGCGGGCGAGCTCGGAGCGGAGGGCATCACCGTGAACCTGGTGTCGGGCGGGCTGCTCGACGAGACGGACGCCAGCGCGGCCTCGTCGGACGCCGTGTTCGACGCCATCCGCCAGAACACCCCGCGCGGCACGGTGACCACCCCGGAGGAGGTGGCCGACGCGGTGCTCTTCTTCGCGTCCCCCTGGGCCCGGGCCGTCACGGGGCAGAACCTGATCGTGGACGGCGGCCTCGTGATGCAGTAGCCCCCGCCCGAATCGTGCTCCCCTCACCTCCATCCCGCGCTCGTGATTCTTCTTGCCCTCGAAACCGCAACTTCCACCTGTGGCGCGGCCGTCCTGGACGGCGACACGGTGGTTGCGGAGGCCCACCTCCACCGCCCCCGTGTGCACGCCGAGCGCCTGACCCCGCTGGTCGAAGATGTGCTCGACCACGCCGACGCGACGCCGGCGGCCCTGGATGCCGTGGCCGCATCGATGGGGCCGGGGTCGTACACGGGCCTCCGCATCGGGGTGAGCACGGCAAAGGGATGGGCGCTGTCCACCGACGCGGCGTTCGTGGGGGTGCCGACGCTGGCGGCCTACGCCGCCCAACTGCGTCCGGTCGCCGCGCCCGGAGATGTAGTGTGCGCACTGCTCGACGCCCGTCGGGACGAGGTGTACGCCGGGGCGTACCGGCGAACGATCGAGGGAATGGAGGAGCACGCGTCCCCGACGGCGCTGCCGGTCGACGACCTGTCCGGCTGGGTGGGGAGGGTGGACGGGCGGCTGTGGCTCGTCGGGGACGGGGCGCCGAAGAGTCGGGCGGCTCTCGGCGACGCGTTCACGTGCACGGTGCTCCCCGCCGACGAGAGGCCCCCGTCGGCGGGGGGGGTGGCCCGCTGCGGCCGCCGGCAGCTTGCGATGCACGGCCCCGACGACATGGCGACGGTCGAACCGTTGTACGTAAAAGACGTGCATGCCACCCCGGCCCCGTCCCCCTTCGACTGAGTTTCGTTTGGACTTTACGGGCGGCGTTTCTGATTTTCTGCTAGGGCGATCCCCGCCCCCTGGGCCCCCTGCTGGTTCGCACACGATTTTTCCCACTCGTCACCTCCCCTGCTATGCCCTGGTTTCGGCGCGAGAAGGCCGGCATTCGTACCACCCGCGAAGAACAGAATGAAATGCCGGAGGGGCAGTGGGTGAAGTGCCCGGAGACCGGCGAAATCACCAACCGGCGCGAACTGGAAGAAAACCTGCTCGTCTTCCCCGGGTCGGGGTACCACTTCGGGATGGACAGCCACCAGTACTTCGGCTTCCTGTTTGACGACGGCGACTACGACCTGCACGACACCGACCTCCGCTCGGTGGACGCCCTCAATTTTGAGGACCGCAAGCCCTACAGCCAGCGGCTGGAGAGCGCCGTGGAGGAGACGGGCCAAAACGAGGCCGTTCAGGCGGCCACCGGCTCCGTTGGGGGACATCCCGTGTCGATGGCGGGCATGGACTTTAGCTTCATTGGGGGATCGATGGGATCGGTCGTTGGGGAAACTGTGGCCCGGGCGATCAAGCGCGCCTACACGGAGGGCATGCCGCTTATTACCATTGCCCAGAGCGGCGGGGCCCGCATGATGGAAGGGGCCCTCAGCCTCATGCAGATGGCCAAGACGAGTGCGCACCTTACCCGGCTCGACGAGGCGGGGCTGCCGTTCATCTCCATCCTAACGCACCCCACCACGGGCGGCGTCACGGCCTCCTTCGCAATGCTCGGGGACATCCACATCGCCGAGCCGGACGCGCTGATCGGGTTTGCCGGGCCGCGCGTGATCCGGGAAACGATTGGGTCCGATCTGCCGGAGGGGTTCCAGAAGTCGGAGTTTTTGCAGGAGCACGGGTTCGTCGACATGATCGTGGACCGGCGTCGCCTCCGCCGTCGCATCATCCGGCTGCTCAACCTCCTGATGGAGTAGGCTGCCCCCTCCATTTTCGCCCCGTCTTGGTGCCGGCCTCCGCTCGTTGAGACCGGCCCTTTATTTTTTTGTGCGGCGAAACGTTATCCTTCCCGACGGGCAGAGAAGATTGGTCGGGTCCCGTCCCGACCCGCCACCTCCAGACCGGGAGGCCCTCTGCGTGGGGGCCGGACATCAGGCCACGATCGGACCGTGAAAGGCCTTCCCGAGCGCCCAGGTCTCATTACGAGGGTGTGAAGAATGCCTGGTGGCATCTCCGAAACCCCATCGACGGAGATGGCTATCATGGAATGTCGTTCGGTCTTGATTCTCGCTTCGTACTTTCCGCGGATACCTCCTCCGATCCTCATGAAACGAATATCGCTCCTCCTCAGCATCGCACTTTGTCTCGTGGTCTGGGGCCTCCCCGCTTCGGCCCAGACGACGCCCACCGGTTCGGCCGTTCAGATGAACGGCTTTAGCCGTGCCCTGGATGTGGAGGGCGACCGGGTGTTCGTTGGGGAATCGCAGAACATCCACACCCCTGGGCGGGTGTACGTCTACGAAGACGAAATGGACGGCTGGACGGAAGCCGCCTACTTCGAGGCGACCGACGGTGAAGTCGGCGACAGCTTTGGCTCGGCCCTCGACGCGGCGGGCGATCAGGTCGTTGTGGGGGCCCCGTCGGCCAACGCTGCCTACGTGTTTGAACCGGGCGCGGACGGGTGGGCCCAGAGCGCCCGCCTGACGGCTGCCGACAGCACCTCGGACTTCGGGCAGAGCGTGGTGCTGGACGGCGATCGGCTCTTCGTCGGTACCTCCGCGACCGTGTCGATGACGGAGGGGGACACGCTGACGACTGGTGCCGTCCACGTCTTCGAGCGGCAGGACGGGACTTGGCAACAGACCGAAACGCTCCGGAGTGAGAAGGTGGGGGCGGACGCCGGGTTTGCGAGTGCCCTGCTCACGTCCGGGGACCACCTGCTCGCCACGGCGCCGCAGCACGAGGGAGGGGCCGTCGTGGCCTTCCACCAGGGCACCGACGGCTGGACGGAGCTCCAGACCATCACGCCCGGAGAGCTAAGCAGCAACGCCCGATTTGGTACGGCGATCGAGGCGGTCGGGGATCAGGTGCTCGTCGGCGCCCCGCGGGCCTACGACGCAACGGGGCTGGCGTACACCCTCTCGTTCGACGCGGAGGCGGAGAGCTGGACCGTCGACGGCCGGCTTCTTCCGTTCGACGGTGCATCCCGTCACCTCTTCGGGGCGGCCTTCGCCTACAACGGCACGGACCTGTGGGTCGGGGCGCCGGGCGCGTCGGACCGGAGCGGGGCCCTCTACCGCTACGGACACAGCGAGGGGGCCTGGACCGGCGTCACCCGGGTGACGCACCCCGGGACGGAATCCGGCAATGGACTGGGGGCTACGCTCGCAGGCAATGAGGACGTGCTTGCGACGGGGCTGCCAGGGGACGACCACGGAGCCGGCACGATGGGGCTCTACGCCATCGCGTCCGGCGAGTGGACTCGCACGACCCCCATTGCCCCCTCGACCGGACAGGCCCTCAGTGCCATGACGGGCGAGGAGCGAGACTGCACGGACGGCAGCGTCGCCCAGTTCTCCTGTGAAGGCGTCGACATGAAATCCTTCCTCCCCATCAAGGCCATTGGCGGTGAGCGCGGCATCAGCCTGAACGACATCTGGGGCTGGACCGACCCGGAGACGGGAACGGAGTACGCCCTCGTAGGCCGGACCGACGGAACGGCCTTCGTGGACGTGAGCAACCCAACCAATCCGCGATTCGTGGGCGAACTGCCGCTGACGGAGGGCGCCCGGATTAACTCCTGGCGGGACATCAAGGTCTACGACAACCACGCGTTCGTGGTGGCGGACAACGCCGGGGATCACGGCATGCAGGTCTTCGACCTGACCCGTCTCCGCGACGTGGACGCCGACCAGATGCCCGTGACGTTCGACCACGACACCCTCTACGATCAGGTCAACAGCGTCCACAACGTGGTCATCAACGAGCAGACGGGCTACGCCTACGCCGTGGGCAGTAGCGGCGGCGGCAAGACCTGTGGCGGCGGGCTCCACATGATCAACATTCAGGACCCACTCAATCCCACCTTTGAGGGCTGCTTCTCCGACCCCTCCACGGGCCGCTCCGGCACCGGCTACAGCCACGATGCCCAGTGTGTCGTCTACGAAGGCCCGGATCCCGAGTATCAGGGCCGCGAGATCTGCGTCGGCTCCAACGAGACGGCGATCAGCGTCGCGGACGTCACCAACAAGGACAGCACCTCGGCCATCTCGACGGCCTCGTACCCGGATTACGGCTACGTTCACCAGGGCTGGTTCGACGAACAGCAGCGCTACTTTTACCAGAACGACGAGCTGGACGAGCTGCAGGGCAAGGCGGGTCAGACCCGGACGCTGGTGTGGGACATGAAGGACCTCGACAACCCGAAGCTGGTGAACCAGCTGTACCTGTCCAACGAGTCCTCCGACCACAACCTTTACGTGCGGGGCACCACGATGTACCAGTCCAACTACAAAAGTGGACTGCGCATCCTCGACATCAGCGACCGCGAAAGCCCAGAAGAGGTGGCCCACTTCGACACGCAGCCGTACGACAGCAATGAGGCGGGCTTCCAGGGCTCCTGGAGCAACTACCCGTACTTCGAAAGCGGCATCATCATCGTGTCGAGCATTGGCGAGGGCCTGTTCGTGTTGGAGGAATCACAGCAGGAGCTCTAGAACAGGGTGTCGGGGCCCGCGGCGGCATCGTCCGCGCGGCCGCACTGGTTTGATTTTCCCGAACCGATATTCTCACGCGTGATCATGCGTCGTTTCCTTTCGCTTTTGATCGTCGGCATGCTCCTGTGCGCCACACTTCCGGCGTGGGGGCAGGCCTCAAGCCCGAAGCTGTACGTGTGCAATCAGGGCGAGGCCACCGTCTCGGTGATCGACATGGCGTCGATGGCCGTCGAGACGACCGTTGACCTCAAGGAACGCGGGTTCTCGGAGAACGCGAAGCCGCACCACGTCGTGGCCGAGCCCGACGGGAGCCACTGGTACGTGAGCCTGATCGGGGCGAACACGATCCTCAAGATAAACCGGCAGAATGAGATCGTTGCGCGCCTCGACGACTTCGAGGTGCCGGGGCTTCTGGCCCTCGATCCGTCGAAGGACGTGCTGTACGCGGGCCGATCGATGAGCGCCGTGAACCCGCCGAAGAGCCTGGGCATGATTCAGCGGTCCGACATGGAGATCATGGAACGGGTCGGGACGTTTTTTCCGCGTCCTCATCCCCTGGCCGTGACGCCAAACGGGGAGCACGCCTTCATTGCGAGCCTGGGCACCAACCAGTTGATGGGCATCAACACGGACACGCGCGAGACGCAGCTGACGCGGCTGGAGGGGACGACCCAAACCCCGGTCCAGTTTGCGGCGACGGCCGACGGGGCAACGCTCATTGCCGGGGGCCAGAAGACGGGCCAGCTCCTCGTGTTCGACGCCAGTGAAGCCCCGTCCCTGTCCGTGACCGACACCCTCGCGGTGGGGAGCCAGCCGTGGCATCCCGTCATCGGTCGCCAAAGCGGCCTGGCTTACGTCCCGAACAAGATGTCGAACTCGATTAGTGTGGTGGACGTCGACAACGCGTCGGTGCAGGCTACGATTCGGGGGGACGGCCTCGCCCAGCCCCACGGCACGGTCCTCTCGGCCGACGGACGGCATCTCTTCGTGTCCAACAACAACCGCGAGGGCACCTACGAGCCCCGTGGAGACAATCCCGAGGCCGGAACGGTGACGGTGATCGACACGCGAACCAACGAGATCGTGAAGGTAATCGAGGTGGGGACTTATCCCACCGGGGTTGGCACCTTTGGCGGGGCGCAGCCCACTGGCTCCTAGCGGCCGGTCGAATCCTCGTGCTCCGCTGACGTGACTGCCCTTGTCGTCTCGATGCCACATGCTCGTGCCTTCCTCGTCGGCCTCATCGGAATCTTCCTGGTGGGCTGTGCCGGGTCCTCGCAATCGGTGTCTCCGGACGCCTCGTCGGCCTCGTTTCCGGACGACTACCAGCGCGTAGTGGCGCCGTCCATTGAGGTCGCCGACACCGACGGCGCCCTCATTTCGAACCCGTTCTACGGCGGCTTCAACGCGCCGCGCCCGCAGTTTGTGGACATTGACGGGGACGAGGACTCGGATCTCTTTGTCCAGGAACGTCCCGGCCAGCTCGCGTTTTTCGAGCACGTCACCGAGGGGGACTCCTCGCGCCTCGTGTGGCGCACGGACCACTACCGGGACCTGCAAATCGGCGAATGGTACCGGTTTGCGGACCTTGACCAGGACGGGGTGCCCGATCTGCTCACGGAAGAGCCGTACAGCCATCTCCGCGCCTATCGGAACGTCGGCTCGGCCACGGCGCCGACGTTTGAGCTGTACGCCGACACGTTGCGGACCGTGGAGGGGGAGCCCATCTTCTCGGACCGTCAGAACATCCCGAACGTCACGGACCTTGGCTGCAACGGTCGGCTGGACCTCTTCCTGGGGCGGCTCGACGGGACCATCACCCGCTACGAGTCGGTCGACGGGACGGAAGGCATGCCCCAGTTCGCCCACGTGACGGACGAGTTTGAGGGCATTAGGATTGTCGGGGGGACGGGCCAGAAGGGGCCGTCGCTTCACGGGGCCAACACCCTCACCTTTGCGGACGTGGACGGCGACGGCGATTCCGACTTGTTCTGGGGCGACTTCTTCGAGCCTGGACTGCTCCTCATCGAGAACACGGGGACCTGCGGCAACCCCGTTCTCAGTGGACAGCCGGAGCGCTTTCCGTCGTCGAATCCGCTTTTGACCAGCGGGTACAACGCCCCCGCCTTTACCGACTGGTCCGGCAACGGACGCCCGGATTTGTTCGTGGGGGTCCTCGGGGGATCGAGCGGGTCCAACAGCAGTCTCGCGGACAACTTCTACTTCTACGAGCACACGGCGGACGGATATCAGCTCCGGACGCGCCAGTTTGCGGGGGGAATCGACGTGGGGAGCGAAAGCACCGTCGCCCTCGGGGACATTCAGGGAGACGGCCAGACCGACGTGCTCGTGGCAAACAAAATCGACCCGACCCAGGGCGAGACTTCTCTGGTGTACCCGCTGACCCCCACCGGTGACGACGGCCCCCCTCGCCTCCGGAAACGTTCGCCCCTGGACCTGCCGGACGCGTACCGTTACGCCCCGGCCCTCGCTGACCTGAACGGCGACGGGACCGACGACCTCATTCTCGGGACCTGGCAGGGCGCCCTCTCCTACCACGAGAACCAGGGCGACGGCACGTTTGACGCGGTCGATGGGGCCCTGGAAGGCCTGTCGGGCGGGAGCAACGTCGTGCCGGCCCTGGGAGACGTGACGGACAATGGCGCGCCGGACCTCGTGCTGGGCACTGCCAGCGGGACCCTCACGCTCCACCGCAACACGGGGGGGGAGGCGTCCCCGAATTTCGCCTCGGAGGGCGTCACGCTCGCAGAGCTGAACGGACGGGCCGCCCCCACGCTCCACGACGCGACCGGCGATGGGCGGTTGGACCTGCTGGTCGGGACGAAGACGGGGCTGGTCCTGCTTCGCAACCAGGGCGGCACCGATGGCTTGAAGTTCGGGCCGCCCACCTCAGTTAACCTCGACGGCATTCCCCGAAATGCTACGCCAGCCTGGGGGGACCTGGACGGGGATCGCAGAACGGACCTCGTCGTGGGGGGGAAGCGTGGCGGGCTTGTCCTCTTCCAGCCCTCGTCCGCCACGGAGTAGAGGGACTTGGGGCGCTCGTGCCCGGGATCATCACCACAGCCCCGTGAGCACATCCCCGAGCGAGGTCGACGAGGAGGTGCCGTCGTCCGGGGGGGACGCCCCTGCCTCGTCCAGTGCCTGATTCAAGGCGCGCAGGCCAGAGCGGAACTGATTCGTAAGCCGATCGCGCGTCTCCTCCGATAGGGCCTCGTACGCCCCGTCCCGAAGGGCCGTCAGGGCGCGGCGGTGGTGTTTCCGGGCCCGTTGCAGTTCCTCCTCGGGCCGGCCCTGCAACTGCTCGACCGCCTCCTCAAGACTCGATGCGGGACGGTCGAGAGGCAGCTTGGCGGGCGAAAACGAGCCCTCGGAATCGGGAGACGCCTCGTCAGACTGAGCGGACACCGTGGGGGCAAGCATATTGGAAAGAGCGCAGGCGATGGGCGACGTACCGACGGGCATGCGAATTCGCGCCGGCCTGCTGACTTAGGCCGACACAGAATAGAAATAGGCATCCTTTAAATATGGAACCGCTTCCAAACTAGGAGTGCGCCCACATCTTTTTGTCAGAAACCGGTCAAGATTCAGCGACGAGTTCTGGAATGTACGGTACCTCTCCGTTGAACCGCCTGATAGAGCCCCCGACTGGACCGTGACGCGGACGATGACGTCGGTGAAATTTCTGAAGGACCGGTCAAAACCCAACAGATGCGAGCGGATTCAATTCCTTTGTGACTCTTCTCTGCAAACAATCGCGATGCGGACATGACGGAGGTCCTGAACGACCGGACGGATCAGTTTCAGCTCGAGTCGGACTTTGAGCCCATGGGCGACCAGCCGCAGGCGATCCGCGAGCTCGTGGACGGGGTTGGGCGGGGCGACGAGCACCAGACCCTGCTCGGGGCCACGGGGACGGGCAAGACCTTCACCGTGGCAAACGTGATCGAGGAGGTGAACAAGCCGACCCTCGTCATGAGTCACAACAAAACCCTGGCGGCCCAGCTCTACGGGGAGCTGAAGCAGTTCTTCCCCGATAATGCTGTTGAGTATTTTATCTCGTACTACGACTACTACCAGCCGGAGTCGTACATCGTCCCCAACGACACCTACATCGAGAAGGACGTGGCCATCAACGACCGCATCGAGCGGCTGCGGCTCCGGGCCACGTCCGAACTCGTCAGCGGGCGGGACGACGTGATCGTGGTGGCGAGCGTGTCGTGCATCTACGGCCTCGGTTCGCCCGCGGAATTCCAGAAAGAGATCCTGCCGCTGGAGCGGGGCCTGGAGGTGGAGCGCAACGACCTGCTGCGCCGTTTCATCGACCTGTTCTACGAGCGCAACGACATCGAATTCACGCCCGGCACCTTTCGGGTCCGTGGGGACGTGGTGGACATCTTCCCGGCCTACCGCGAGGAGATCGCCCTTCGAATCGAGTTCTGGGGCGACGAGATCGACCGCCTGGCCCTGTTCGAGCCGGAGAGCGGGCGCGAACTGGAGGAGGTGAACCAGTTTACCCTGTACCCGGCGCAGATCTTCGTCACCCCGGACGATCGCCTGGAACGGGCCATCGAGGACATCAAGGAGGAGCTGCGCTGGCGGCTGGCGGTGCTGCGGGAGGAAGGCAAGATGGTGGAGGCCCAGCGCCTGGAGCAGCGCACCATGTTCGACCTTGAGATGATGCAGGAGGTCGGCTACTGCTCGGGCATTGAGAACTACTCGCGGCACCTGACCGGCCGCGAGCCGGGCGAGCGCCCCTACTGCCTGCTCGACTACTTCCCCGACGACTTCATGCTGGTGGTGGACGAGAGCCACGTCACGATCCCGCAGGTGCGGGCCATGTACAACGGCGACCGGCAGCGCAAGCTGAAGCTGGTGGAGCACGGCTTTCGCCTCCCGTCGGCCCTCGACAACCGCCCCCTCACGTTCGAGGAGTTCGAGGAGCTGACGCCGCAGACCATCTACATGAGCGCCACCCCGGCCGACTACGAGCTGGAGCAGAGTGGGGGCGTCTTCGTCGAACAGGTGGTGCGCCCCACCGGCATTCCCGACCCCGAGGTCGACGTCCGGCCGACCGGGAATCAGGTGGACGACCTGATGGAGGAGATTCGCAAACGCGCCGAGAAGGGCGAGCGCGTGCTCGTAACGACCCTTACGAAGCGGATGACCGAGGACCTGGCCGACTACCTCGACAGCTACGGGGTGGACGTCCGCTGGATGCACTCCGACATCGACGCCCTCGAACGGGTGGACATCATTCGCGGGCTGCGCCTGGGGGAGTACGACGTGCTCGTGGGCGTGAATCTCCTGCGGGAGGGGCTGGACCTGCCGGAGGTATCGCTCGTGGCCATCCTCGACGCGGACCAGCAGGGCTTTCTGCGCTCGGAGACCTCGCTGATCCAGACGGCCGGCCGTGCCGCCCGCAACGTGAACGGGGAGGTGATTCTGTACGCCGACGAAATCACCGACGCGATGCAGAAAATGATCGACGAGACCGAGCGGCGGCGCGAGCGGCAGCTTGAGTACAACGAGACACACGACGTAACGCCGGAACCGATCCGGAAGTCCCCCGACGAG
This window encodes:
- the uvrB gene encoding excinuclease ABC subunit UvrB yields the protein MTEVLNDRTDQFQLESDFEPMGDQPQAIRELVDGVGRGDEHQTLLGATGTGKTFTVANVIEEVNKPTLVMSHNKTLAAQLYGELKQFFPDNAVEYFISYYDYYQPESYIVPNDTYIEKDVAINDRIERLRLRATSELVSGRDDVIVVASVSCIYGLGSPAEFQKEILPLERGLEVERNDLLRRFIDLFYERNDIEFTPGTFRVRGDVVDIFPAYREEIALRIEFWGDEIDRLALFEPESGRELEEVNQFTLYPAQIFVTPDDRLERAIEDIKEELRWRLAVLREEGKMVEAQRLEQRTMFDLEMMQEVGYCSGIENYSRHLTGREPGERPYCLLDYFPDDFMLVVDESHVTIPQVRAMYNGDRQRKLKLVEHGFRLPSALDNRPLTFEEFEELTPQTIYMSATPADYELEQSGGVFVEQVVRPTGIPDPEVDVRPTGNQVDDLMEEIRKRAEKGERVLVTTLTKRMTEDLADYLDSYGVDVRWMHSDIDALERVDIIRGLRLGEYDVLVGVNLLREGLDLPEVSLVAILDADQQGFLRSETSLIQTAGRAARNVNGEVILYADEITDAMQKMIDETERRRERQLEYNETHDVTPEPIRKSPDEIKMGTAIADEKSEGEESGSRHHYGSPDQLSSEVADPVVEYLSEDQKEDLVDQMREEMEEAAENLEFERAAELRDSIEELEEELAESGE